One segment of Vibrio orientalis CIP 102891 = ATCC 33934 DNA contains the following:
- a CDS encoding TRAP transporter small permease, translated as MEQSIFARIGKVTDAVEETLIAFFLGAMTLLTFANVIFRYVFNDNILWALELTVFMFAWMVLVGASYGVKKHFHIGVDVVINLAPEQLRKVYAVIAAACCLAFSILLLIGSWNYWYPFATERAWYETDDIPMPEMLQFLADWLNEGERYEKMPRFIPYMALPIGMALLTFRFAQATWQILTGKLDRLIAGHEAEEELEALKEELKDAGEAMEPKNIGNVDSKDKSKER; from the coding sequence ATGGAACAGTCAATTTTTGCCAGAATTGGGAAGGTGACAGACGCAGTGGAGGAAACTCTCATCGCGTTCTTTTTGGGAGCAATGACCTTGCTCACTTTTGCCAACGTAATATTTCGTTATGTCTTTAACGACAACATCTTATGGGCGTTAGAGCTCACCGTATTTATGTTTGCTTGGATGGTGCTTGTCGGTGCCTCTTATGGTGTGAAAAAACATTTTCACATCGGTGTTGATGTTGTTATCAACCTTGCCCCGGAACAACTACGTAAGGTGTATGCAGTCATTGCTGCAGCTTGCTGTTTAGCATTCTCAATTTTGCTGTTGATTGGTTCTTGGAACTACTGGTATCCGTTTGCCACCGAGCGCGCTTGGTATGAAACCGACGATATTCCAATGCCTGAAATGCTGCAGTTTTTAGCAGATTGGTTAAATGAAGGTGAGCGCTACGAGAAGATGCCGCGTTTTATTCCCTACATGGCTCTACCGATTGGTATGGCACTGCTTACTTTCCGCTTTGCCCAAGCAACATGGCAAATTCTTACTGGTAAGTTGGACCGCTTAATTGCCGGCCATGAAGCAGAAGAAGAACTAGAGGCGCTAAAAGAAGAGTTAAAAGATGCAGGTGAGGCTATGGAGCCGAAAAACATCGGCAATGTAGACAGCAAAGATAAGAGCAAGGAGCGCTAA
- a CDS encoding carbohydrate ABC transporter permease translates to MEHVVNRYEKKSTRKPNLADRLQHWLPKIVLAPTALVTVVCIYGYIFWTAALSMTNSRFLPSFNFAGFVQYEKLMENDRWITSITNLGIFGLLFMLVAIGLGVGLAILLDQNIRQEGAIRTIYLYPMALSFIVTGTAWKWILNPGLGIEKLMQDWGFSDFKFNWLVDSDMAVYTLVIAAVWQSSGFVMAMFLAGLRGIDASIIKAAQIDGANLPTIYWRIIMPCLRPVFFSAVIITSHIAIKSFDLVTAMTAGGPGYSSDLPALFMYAHSFTRGQIGLGAASAMMMLAGILAILVPYLYSELREKKS, encoded by the coding sequence ATGGAGCACGTTGTAAATCGGTACGAGAAGAAGTCGACCCGTAAGCCAAATTTGGCCGATAGACTTCAACACTGGCTACCGAAAATCGTTCTTGCCCCGACCGCGCTAGTAACTGTGGTGTGTATCTACGGCTACATTTTTTGGACGGCGGCACTTTCAATGACCAACTCCCGTTTTCTACCAAGTTTCAACTTTGCTGGTTTTGTACAGTACGAAAAGTTGATGGAAAACGACCGTTGGATTACCTCAATTACCAATTTAGGCATCTTTGGATTGCTGTTTATGCTGGTGGCGATCGGCCTTGGCGTCGGCTTAGCCATCTTACTTGACCAAAATATCCGCCAAGAAGGGGCGATCCGCACTATTTACCTCTATCCAATGGCACTGTCATTTATTGTGACAGGTACCGCTTGGAAGTGGATTTTAAACCCAGGCCTTGGCATCGAAAAATTGATGCAAGATTGGGGATTCTCCGACTTTAAATTCAATTGGCTGGTCGATTCAGATATGGCGGTGTACACACTGGTGATTGCTGCTGTTTGGCAATCTTCAGGGTTCGTGATGGCAATGTTCCTTGCTGGCTTGCGCGGTATTGACGCCTCAATTATCAAAGCGGCGCAAATAGATGGCGCTAATCTGCCAACCATTTACTGGCGCATCATTATGCCGTGTTTAAGGCCAGTGTTTTTCAGCGCAGTGATCATTACGTCGCATATCGCAATTAAGAGTTTCGACCTTGTTACCGCTATGACAGCTGGTGGGCCGGGGTATTCGTCAGACTTACCCGCGCTATTTATGTATGCCCACTCCTTTACTCGCGGCCAAATTGGTCTTGGCGCAGCCAGTGCGATGATGATGCTAGCAGGTATCTTAGCGATTCTTGTGCCGTATCTATATTCTGAACTTAGGGAGAAAAAATCATGA
- a CDS encoding ABC transporter ATP-binding protein — translation MATLELKQIRKTYPKAEQETLKGIDIDIDSGEFLILVGPSGCGKSTLMNTIAGLENISSGEIVIDGNDVSNVEPKDRDIAMVFQSYALYPNMTVRGNIEFGLKIRKMPKEDIDAEVNRVAQMLQIDHLLDRKPSQLSGGQRQRVAMGRALARRPKLYLFDEPLSNLDAKLRVEMRHQIKRLHQQLNTTIVYVTHDQIEAMTLADRIAVMKDGELQQLGTPQEIYNKPNNMFVAGFMGSPSMNFIKTMVDLDAEEKPVIKVKGSNGQEHHINLPASMREQDGKEVVIGLRPEHITDSENQESGATTQLDLTLEVLEPTGPDTIAMIKVNEQEVACRLSPEFDVIAGQVAPLHFDLSKAVFFDATTEQRIEFN, via the coding sequence ATGGCAACACTAGAACTTAAACAAATCCGTAAAACCTATCCAAAAGCGGAGCAGGAAACATTAAAAGGGATCGATATTGATATCGACTCAGGAGAATTCCTAATCTTAGTCGGGCCGTCGGGTTGTGGTAAATCGACATTGATGAATACCATTGCAGGGCTTGAAAACATCAGCTCTGGTGAAATCGTGATTGATGGTAACGATGTGTCGAATGTCGAACCAAAAGATCGTGATATCGCGATGGTGTTTCAGTCTTACGCGCTCTACCCAAATATGACTGTGCGCGGCAATATCGAATTCGGCCTGAAGATTCGTAAGATGCCAAAAGAAGATATTGATGCAGAGGTTAACCGTGTGGCTCAGATGCTGCAAATTGACCATCTGCTTGATCGCAAGCCTTCACAGTTGTCAGGTGGGCAACGTCAACGTGTGGCAATGGGGCGTGCGCTGGCTCGTCGACCTAAGTTGTATCTATTTGATGAACCTCTTTCAAACCTCGATGCGAAACTGCGTGTCGAGATGCGTCATCAAATCAAACGCTTACATCAGCAACTCAACACCACCATAGTCTACGTAACGCACGATCAGATTGAGGCAATGACGCTAGCGGATCGAATTGCGGTAATGAAAGATGGTGAGTTGCAGCAACTTGGCACGCCGCAAGAGATCTACAATAAGCCAAACAATATGTTTGTTGCTGGTTTTATGGGCTCACCATCGATGAACTTTATCAAGACCATGGTCGACCTAGATGCAGAAGAAAAGCCGGTGATTAAAGTCAAGGGGAGCAATGGACAAGAACATCACATTAATTTACCTGCATCCATGCGTGAGCAAGATGGCAAAGAAGTGGTGATTGGTCTGCGTCCTGAGCACATCACAGACAGCGAAAACCAAGAATCTGGAGCAACCACTCAGTTAGATTTAACCTTGGAGGTCCTTGAACCAACTGGGCCGGACACCATTGCGATGATCAAAGTTAACGAGCAGGAAGTTGCGTGTCGTTTATCGCCTGAATTTGATGTTATTGCGGGTCAAGTTGCGCCACTTCATTTTGATCTTTCAAAAGCGGTGTTCTTTGATGCGACGACTGAGCAACGTATCGAATTTAACTAA
- a CDS encoding ABC transporter substrate-binding protein, translating into MKLNKTLLTLSLLSAANVASAGEVEVLHWWTAGGEAKSAAVLKDMLEKQNHTWKDFAVAGGGGESAMTVLKTRAVSGNPPSAAQIKGHDIQEWGGLGFLTSLDSTGKQENWDEILPSVVTKVMKFDGEYVAVPVNVHRVNWIWANPEVLKKAGVELPTTLDEFFVAAEKIKAAGYVPLAHGGQPWQDATVFEAVALDVLGSEDYNKAFVDLDMSVLSGDKMVEVFTKFQKIRDYIDANSPGRDWNVATSMVINGEAAMQIMGDWAKGEFTAAGKVPGKDYICAPAPGTSGQFTFNIDSFAFFELSDEGNQKAQQDLARTILTKDFQEVFNLNKGSIPVRLDMDMAKFDQCALDSMATFKASAKSGDLVPSMAHGLSTTSYAQGAIYDVVTNFFNDADADPQQAAQKLAKAVKAAI; encoded by the coding sequence ATGAAACTTAATAAAACCCTACTTACTCTATCCCTTCTTTCTGCGGCGAATGTTGCAAGTGCTGGCGAAGTCGAAGTGCTTCACTGGTGGACTGCAGGCGGCGAAGCGAAGTCAGCAGCCGTGCTAAAAGATATGCTTGAGAAGCAAAATCATACTTGGAAAGATTTCGCTGTTGCTGGTGGTGGCGGCGAGTCAGCGATGACGGTACTGAAAACCCGCGCGGTATCAGGTAACCCACCTTCTGCTGCACAGATCAAAGGGCATGATATTCAGGAGTGGGGTGGTTTAGGCTTCTTAACGTCTCTTGATAGCACAGGTAAACAAGAAAACTGGGACGAAATCTTACCTTCAGTCGTGACAAAAGTGATGAAGTTTGATGGTGAATACGTCGCGGTGCCAGTCAACGTACACCGTGTAAACTGGATTTGGGCTAACCCTGAAGTGCTTAAAAAAGCGGGTGTAGAGCTTCCAACCACACTGGATGAGTTCTTCGTTGCCGCTGAAAAAATTAAGGCTGCGGGTTATGTTCCATTGGCACATGGTGGTCAGCCATGGCAAGACGCGACGGTCTTTGAAGCTGTCGCGCTAGACGTTTTAGGCAGTGAAGATTACAACAAAGCATTTGTCGACCTAGATATGAGCGTATTGTCTGGCGACAAGATGGTGGAAGTGTTCACCAAGTTCCAAAAAATTCGTGACTACATTGATGCCAACTCGCCAGGCCGTGACTGGAACGTTGCGACCTCTATGGTGATTAATGGTGAAGCAGCAATGCAAATCATGGGCGACTGGGCCAAAGGTGAGTTTACTGCGGCGGGTAAGGTTCCAGGTAAAGATTACATCTGTGCGCCAGCACCGGGTACGAGCGGCCAATTCACGTTCAATATCGATAGCTTTGCCTTCTTTGAGCTAAGCGATGAAGGCAATCAAAAAGCGCAACAAGATCTTGCGCGCACCATCCTAACTAAAGACTTCCAAGAAGTATTCAACCTAAACAAGGGCTCAATCCCGGTACGTTTGGATATGGACATGGCGAAGTTTGACCAATGTGCTCTAGATTCAATGGCAACCTTTAAAGCGAGTGCGAAGTCGGGTGATCTTGTACCAAGTATGGCGCATGGTCTATCGACAACAAGCTACGCTCAAGGCGCTATCTACGATGTTGTGACCAACTTCTTTAACGATGCTGATGCCGATCCTCAGCAAGCTGCACAGAAACTCGCGAAAGCGGTTAAAGCAGCGATCTAA
- a CDS encoding TRAP transporter large permease, with product MEILFLFVMVIGFMLIGVPIAISLGLSSIIFLMLHSDASLASVAQTLFNAFAGHYTLLAIPFFILASSFMSTGGVAKRIIRFAIAMVGWFRGGLAMASVVACMMFAALSGSSPATVVAIGSIVIAGMIKNGYSKDFAAGVICNAGTLGILIPPSIVMVVYAAATDVSVGRMFLGGVIPGLLAGVMLMIAIYIAARIKNLPKQPFVGWKEMFDSAKDASWGLLLVVIILGGIYGGIFTPTEAAAVAAVYSFLIANFIYKDMGPFADKENRKPVLAKVLQAFVHKDTKHTLYEAGKLTIMLLFIIANALILKHVLTEERIPQMITESMLSAGLGPITFLIVVNVLLLIGGQFMEPSGLLIIVAPLVFPIAIALGIDPIHLGIMMVVNMEIGMITPPVGLNLFVTAGVAKMSMMQVVKAALPWVGVMFLFLIIVTYVPWVSTWLPTTLMGPEIITK from the coding sequence ATGGAAATCCTATTTTTATTTGTCATGGTGATTGGCTTTATGTTGATCGGTGTCCCGATCGCCATATCACTTGGTCTATCGAGTATTATTTTCTTAATGCTTCATTCGGATGCCTCATTAGCATCAGTGGCACAAACGCTATTTAACGCCTTTGCTGGGCACTACACCTTGCTAGCGATTCCGTTCTTTATCTTAGCGTCGAGCTTTATGTCGACCGGTGGGGTAGCGAAGCGAATCATCCGCTTTGCGATTGCCATGGTTGGCTGGTTCCGAGGTGGCCTGGCGATGGCTTCGGTTGTGGCGTGTATGATGTTCGCAGCGCTGTCGGGTTCATCTCCTGCAACGGTAGTCGCAATCGGTAGTATCGTTATCGCTGGCATGATCAAAAATGGCTACTCAAAAGATTTTGCTGCGGGCGTGATATGTAACGCGGGTACGCTTGGCATTTTGATCCCGCCGTCGATTGTTATGGTGGTATACGCTGCGGCGACCGATGTGTCGGTCGGCCGTATGTTCTTAGGTGGCGTCATTCCTGGGCTTCTTGCTGGTGTGATGCTGATGATTGCAATTTACATTGCGGCACGCATTAAAAACCTGCCGAAGCAGCCGTTTGTGGGCTGGAAAGAGATGTTCGATTCAGCGAAAGATGCCAGTTGGGGTCTGTTGTTGGTGGTCATTATCTTAGGCGGTATCTACGGTGGTATCTTTACGCCGACTGAAGCGGCGGCCGTCGCAGCGGTTTACTCATTCCTGATTGCCAACTTTATCTATAAAGATATGGGCCCGTTTGCGGATAAAGAAAACCGTAAACCCGTGTTAGCGAAAGTACTTCAAGCCTTTGTCCATAAAGATACTAAGCATACCCTGTATGAAGCGGGTAAGCTGACGATTATGCTGCTGTTCATCATCGCCAACGCACTGATCTTAAAACACGTGCTAACTGAAGAACGTATTCCTCAGATGATTACTGAGTCGATGCTGTCAGCAGGTTTAGGTCCAATTACCTTCCTGATCGTGGTGAACGTACTGCTTCTAATTGGTGGTCAGTTTATGGAGCCATCAGGCTTACTGATCATCGTAGCGCCGTTAGTGTTCCCAATTGCGATTGCGCTCGGTATCGATCCAATTCACCTTGGCATCATGATGGTGGTGAACATGGAGATAGGGATGATCACGCCGCCTGTCGGGCTCAACTTGTTTGTTACCGCCGGGGTCGCGAAGATGTCGATGATGCAGGTGGTCAAAGCAGCCCTACCTTGGGTTGGGGTCATGTTCCTCTTCCTCATCATCGTCACGTACGTACCTTGGGTATCAACGTGGCTACCAACGACGCTGATGGGACCTGAGATAATTACCAAGTAA
- a CDS encoding carbohydrate ABC transporter permease, which yields MMQSVNFSRLFIYSTLLFFCLVYLMPLFVMVITSFKTLPDIKAGNLMSLPTEWVFDAWLKAWDSACTGVKCEGVKGYFWNSFQMVIPAVAISTLLGAFNGYVVTKWQFRGSNLFFSLLLFGCFIPFQVVLLPMATVLGKLGLANTTTGLVIVHVIYGMAFTTLFFRNFYISIPDELVKAAKLDGAGFFTIFFKILLPISTPIIMVTVIWQFTAIWNDFLFGVVYSGSETQPITVALNNLVNTSTGIKEYNVDMAAAIIAALPTLLVYVLAGKYFVRGLTAGSVKG from the coding sequence ATGATGCAGAGTGTCAATTTCTCTCGATTGTTTATTTACTCGACATTGCTGTTCTTCTGTCTTGTGTACCTAATGCCACTGTTTGTGATGGTGATTACCTCGTTCAAAACCTTGCCAGATATTAAGGCGGGTAACTTGATGAGCTTGCCGACCGAGTGGGTATTTGATGCTTGGCTTAAGGCTTGGGACAGTGCTTGTACCGGCGTGAAGTGTGAAGGCGTTAAGGGCTATTTTTGGAATTCGTTCCAGATGGTGATTCCAGCAGTGGCTATTTCCACTCTATTGGGCGCATTTAATGGTTACGTTGTGACCAAATGGCAATTCCGTGGCTCTAACTTATTTTTCAGCTTATTACTGTTTGGCTGCTTTATTCCATTCCAAGTTGTTCTTCTACCAATGGCCACTGTGTTGGGCAAATTAGGTCTCGCGAATACCACAACGGGTCTGGTGATTGTGCACGTAATCTATGGGATGGCATTTACGACGCTGTTTTTCCGTAACTTCTACATCAGCATTCCTGATGAGCTAGTTAAGGCAGCAAAGCTTGATGGAGCGGGGTTCTTTACCATTTTCTTTAAGATTCTTCTGCCGATATCAACGCCAATCATTATGGTGACGGTGATCTGGCAGTTCACTGCGATTTGGAATGACTTCTTATTTGGCGTGGTGTACTCCGGTTCAGAAACTCAGCCGATAACGGTGGCACTGAACAACTTAGTCAATACCAGTACCGGGATTAAAGAGTACAACGTCGACATGGCGGCGGCGATCATTGCGGCACTGCCTACCTTATTGGTTTACGTCTTAGCAGGAAAATACTTTGTTCGCGGCTTAACAGCTGGATCGGTAAAAGGATAA
- a CDS encoding ATP-binding protein: MSNRSWLRLFKPNSLVGRTLGLTLLAVILAQGVATSIWYTESKHKELAGIRDASESMANMFASTVTFFQSLPVKYRHIVLDQIRNMGGTRFFVSFNKEQLIVEPIEDTPLKLASINSIEKVLENKLRKAESISVDFSHPDNLRLLKNDIYLHDLPKSWAHHTLTLKPIDPPILVVQIELATHEWLYIAALLPAPYVTLDDTLIGREQILFLILSTTILLALTYLLVRRQVKPLKRLAKAANEMSMDIDQAPLKEEGASELITATRAFNRMQQRIRRYVADREHLFSAISHDLKTPITRLRLRAELLESDEKRSKFNRDLDELEMMVKGALQCVRDTDLHENNAYIDLNELIISIVEPLNQYQQQVVFAPAEMEPIVAKPLAMKRVLSNLVDNAVKYGMKANIEISTDDEWIKVVICDQGPGIPEEKLEAVFEPYYRLATDDDGHGLGLGICRNILHGHGGDLIIDNLPTNGLRAQVFIPSSLEV, encoded by the coding sequence ATGAGCAATAGGTCATGGTTGCGGTTATTTAAGCCAAATTCTCTGGTTGGTCGAACGCTAGGATTGACCTTACTGGCCGTCATTTTGGCGCAAGGTGTTGCCACCAGTATTTGGTATACTGAATCCAAACATAAAGAGCTGGCAGGGATACGAGATGCGTCGGAGAGCATGGCGAATATGTTCGCTTCGACGGTGACGTTCTTTCAATCACTACCGGTAAAATATCGTCATATCGTGTTAGACCAGATTCGCAATATGGGCGGCACACGATTTTTTGTTTCGTTTAATAAAGAGCAGTTGATTGTCGAGCCGATCGAAGATACGCCGTTAAAGTTAGCGTCCATTAACTCGATTGAAAAGGTTCTGGAGAATAAGTTACGTAAAGCAGAAAGCATCTCGGTTGATTTTTCTCACCCCGATAATCTCCGTCTGCTTAAAAACGATATCTACTTACATGATCTGCCCAAGTCATGGGCTCACCACACGTTGACCTTGAAGCCAATCGACCCACCAATTCTTGTGGTACAGATTGAGTTAGCCACCCATGAATGGCTTTATATTGCGGCGTTATTGCCCGCCCCTTACGTCACCCTTGACGATACTTTGATTGGACGAGAGCAAATACTGTTTCTCATTTTATCAACGACGATTTTATTGGCGTTGACTTATCTGCTGGTACGTCGCCAAGTCAAACCTCTTAAGCGTTTAGCAAAAGCGGCCAATGAAATGAGCATGGACATTGATCAAGCGCCACTTAAAGAAGAGGGGGCGAGTGAGTTGATCACTGCAACGCGAGCGTTTAATCGTATGCAGCAACGAATTCGTCGCTATGTCGCCGATCGAGAACACCTATTTTCAGCCATCTCCCATGATTTGAAAACACCGATCACTCGTTTACGACTTCGTGCTGAGTTGCTTGAAAGCGATGAGAAACGTTCGAAGTTTAACCGCGATCTTGATGAGCTAGAGATGATGGTGAAAGGGGCTTTGCAATGTGTTCGCGACACCGACTTACATGAAAACAATGCTTATATCGACCTGAACGAACTGATTATTTCGATTGTCGAGCCGTTAAACCAGTATCAGCAGCAAGTTGTATTTGCGCCCGCTGAGATGGAACCGATTGTGGCCAAGCCGCTCGCCATGAAACGAGTGTTAAGTAACTTAGTTGATAACGCAGTCAAATACGGCATGAAAGCGAACATCGAAATCAGCACTGATGACGAGTGGATTAAAGTGGTCATCTGTGATCAAGGGCCGGGTATCCCGGAAGAGAAACTGGAAGCGGTTTTTGAACCTTATTACCGTTTAGCGACAGATGACGATGGACACGGCTTAGGGCTCGGGATTTGCCGTAATATTCTGCACGGACATGGCGGAGATCTCATTATTGATAACTTGCCTACTAATGGACTTCGCGCGCAAGTCTTTATTCCATCTAGCTTAGAAGTCTAA
- a CDS encoding TRAP transporter substrate-binding protein, translating to MFKPLTLLSASILAVTSFNAAANCDPGETVIKFSHVTNTDKHPKGIAASLLEQRVNDEMDGKMCMQVFPNSTLYDDNKVLEALLNGDVQLAAPSLSKFEKFTKKYRIFDLPFLFEDVEAVDRFQNSESGEKLKNAMRRRGLQGLAFWHNGMKQMSANKPLISPEDAKGLKFRVQASDVLVAQFEQLGANPQKMSFKEVYGGLQTKVIDGQENTWSNIYGKKFFEVQDGITETNHGILDYLVVTSKDFWKGLPDDQRNQLNTIIQEVTATRNAESSRVNLANKNNIIEAGGEVRSLTPEQRQEWVTALQPVWKQFEKDIGTDLIEAALASNK from the coding sequence ATGTTTAAGCCATTGACCCTACTATCTGCTTCGATTCTTGCTGTCACGAGCTTCAACGCTGCCGCTAACTGTGATCCAGGTGAAACGGTAATTAAGTTCAGCCACGTAACGAACACAGATAAGCACCCAAAAGGTATTGCGGCTTCATTACTTGAACAGCGTGTAAACGACGAAATGGACGGAAAAATGTGTATGCAGGTTTTCCCTAACTCGACGCTGTATGATGACAACAAAGTGCTGGAAGCACTGCTTAACGGTGACGTGCAACTTGCTGCCCCTTCTCTATCAAAGTTTGAAAAGTTCACGAAGAAATACCGTATCTTTGACCTTCCATTCTTATTTGAAGATGTTGAAGCGGTTGACCGTTTCCAAAACTCGGAGTCGGGTGAGAAGCTGAAAAATGCGATGCGTCGTCGTGGCTTACAAGGTCTAGCGTTTTGGCATAACGGCATGAAGCAGATGTCAGCGAACAAGCCGCTGATCTCTCCTGAAGATGCGAAAGGACTTAAGTTTCGCGTTCAAGCGTCAGACGTACTGGTTGCTCAGTTTGAACAGTTAGGCGCAAACCCTCAGAAAATGTCGTTTAAAGAAGTGTACGGCGGTCTACAGACTAAAGTTATCGACGGTCAGGAAAACACTTGGTCGAACATCTACGGCAAGAAGTTCTTTGAAGTTCAAGACGGCATCACGGAAACCAATCACGGTATCCTTGATTACCTAGTCGTGACGTCTAAAGACTTCTGGAAAGGTCTGCCTGATGATCAACGTAACCAGCTAAACACCATCATTCAAGAAGTGACAGCAACACGTAATGCCGAATCTTCTCGCGTGAATCTAGCGAACAAGAACAACATCATCGAAGCGGGTGGTGAAGTACGTTCGCTGACACCAGAGCAGCGTCAGGAATGGGTAACAGCCCTTCAGCCAGTGTGGAAGCAGTTTGAAAAAGATATCGGCACGGACCTAATCGAAGCCGCATTAGCATCAAATAAATAA
- a CDS encoding sigma-54-dependent transcriptional regulator yields the protein MYDVIFIDDESDIRLAIEQSFELEEIPARFFASAEEALLAIKTDGLPKVVITDICLPGLSGENILSSIQHQDAEIPVILITGHGDISMAVNALRNGAYDFIEKPFPIDRLIDTTRRALDKRVLTLENQELKRSLKASQALGPRIIGETPSIQALRDTIIHIADTNADILLFGETGTGKELFARSIHEQSSRRDNNFVAINCGAVPENLIESELYGHEKGAFTGADSIRIGKLEHAQGGTLFLDEIESMPMQAQIRLLRVLQERMIERVGSNSLIPIDIRVIAATKVDLKQAAAEGSFREDLYYRLNIVTLELPPLRQRKEDIATLFHHFLLVAASRYGKSAPAIEAQQIHQLMAHDWPGNVRELRNAAERFVLLGHLSQFGESDNVSSKETSLAQQVAEFEKSIIEQALNQCDGSIKATMEHLQLARKTLYDKMQKYGLDKNNYKGE from the coding sequence ATGTACGATGTCATATTCATTGATGATGAGAGCGATATTCGCCTCGCCATTGAACAAAGCTTCGAGCTAGAGGAAATACCAGCGCGATTTTTTGCCAGTGCCGAAGAAGCGCTACTGGCGATAAAAACTGATGGCCTACCAAAAGTCGTGATTACCGATATTTGTTTGCCCGGTTTATCTGGTGAAAACATCCTTTCCAGTATCCAGCATCAGGACGCGGAAATTCCGGTTATTTTGATTACCGGTCACGGCGATATTTCGATGGCTGTCAACGCACTGAGAAATGGCGCCTACGACTTTATCGAAAAGCCCTTCCCTATCGATCGACTGATTGATACCACGCGCCGTGCTCTGGACAAGCGCGTATTAACACTCGAAAACCAAGAGCTCAAACGTAGCCTGAAAGCGAGTCAGGCGCTTGGGCCACGCATTATTGGTGAGACGCCATCAATTCAGGCGCTTCGAGACACCATTATCCATATTGCCGATACCAATGCTGATATTTTACTGTTTGGCGAAACTGGCACAGGTAAAGAGCTGTTTGCGCGCTCGATTCATGAACAAAGCTCTCGTCGAGATAATAACTTTGTTGCGATTAACTGTGGCGCAGTCCCAGAGAACTTGATTGAAAGTGAGCTTTATGGCCATGAAAAAGGGGCTTTCACTGGCGCTGATAGCATCCGAATCGGCAAGCTTGAACATGCCCAAGGCGGCACCCTGTTTTTAGATGAAATCGAATCCATGCCGATGCAAGCACAGATTCGCTTATTGCGCGTACTGCAAGAACGCATGATAGAACGTGTCGGCTCTAACTCCCTGATCCCAATTGACATCCGCGTCATTGCCGCCACTAAAGTCGATTTAAAACAGGCAGCAGCAGAAGGCAGTTTTCGCGAAGACCTCTATTATCGACTCAACATCGTTACCTTAGAGTTACCTCCCCTTAGGCAGCGTAAAGAAGATATTGCGACGCTGTTCCATCACTTCTTACTGGTCGCCGCCTCTCGCTATGGTAAATCTGCCCCAGCTATTGAGGCTCAGCAAATTCATCAGCTCATGGCCCATGACTGGCCGGGTAATGTTCGAGAGTTACGTAATGCCGCAGAGCGCTTCGTCTTGCTTGGCCATCTTTCTCAGTTCGGTGAGAGTGATAACGTCAGTAGCAAAGAAACTAGCCTTGCCCAACAAGTCGCTGAGTTTGAGAAAAGCATTATTGAGCAAGCCCTTAACCAATGCGACGGCAGCATCAAAGCTACGATGGAACATCTGCAACTGGCACGTAAAACCTTATATGACAAGATGCAGAAATATGGCCTAGATAAAAACAACTACAAAGGTGAATAA
- a CDS encoding response regulator, with amino-acid sequence MSAKILVVDDDQEICELLEEYLTKQSYQVSTVNDGEQMKAEIELNGYPDLILLDVMLPGDDGFTLCQQTRRQSSVPIIMLTAVSDDTDQIIGLEIGADDYIAKPFNPRHLNARIKAVLRRASPAEELPASSTAKSIVFGDWQLDPLAHRITHLETEQSHDLSGSDFALLMLFLKRPNEVLDRDTISFATRGREALPFERGIDVQLSRLRQRLGDSARFPHYIKTMRGNGYILAVPVSYEQ; translated from the coding sequence ATGTCAGCCAAGATTCTCGTAGTCGATGACGATCAAGAAATTTGTGAGTTGTTAGAAGAGTATCTAACCAAGCAAAGTTACCAAGTGAGTACGGTCAATGACGGTGAGCAAATGAAGGCTGAGATTGAGCTGAATGGTTATCCCGACCTAATCTTGCTCGATGTGATGCTGCCCGGCGACGACGGTTTTACCCTTTGCCAGCAAACTCGCCGTCAATCTTCGGTGCCAATCATCATGCTGACTGCGGTTTCAGACGACACCGACCAAATCATTGGTTTGGAAATTGGTGCCGATGACTACATTGCTAAGCCATTTAACCCGCGACATTTAAATGCGCGCATTAAAGCGGTGTTGCGCCGAGCCTCTCCGGCAGAAGAACTACCAGCGAGCTCAACCGCCAAATCGATCGTGTTTGGCGACTGGCAGCTTGATCCACTTGCGCACCGCATCACCCATTTAGAAACAGAGCAAAGTCACGACCTTTCTGGAAGCGACTTTGCGCTGCTAATGTTGTTTTTAAAGCGGCCTAATGAAGTGCTTGACCGAGACACGATATCTTTTGCCACGCGAGGGAGAGAAGCATTGCCTTTTGAACGTGGTATCGATGTACAACTGAGTCGCCTTCGTCAGCGTTTGGGCGACAGTGCTCGCTTCCCTCACTATATAAAAACCATGCGGGGCAATGGTTACATTTTGGCTGTTCCGGTGAGCTATGAGCAATAG